The genomic window CAGGATTTAGGAATGCCGAGACCTTTGTCATATCGCATTCGGTGTCGCTCGCATCGAACGGATAGCATTTCTCGATCTCTTTTGCGGCCGGCAGCACTTGATCATTCCACTGCTTGGCGATCTGGCTCTTGGCGTCGGCACCGAGCAACGCCCGCAGGTTGCCGAGCGGTTCTTGGATCAACTCGGCGACATCCTGCGACGAAGGGGTTTCGCTAAAGCCCTGTATCAAGTTCGAGATCGCCGTCTCCGAGCGCCTGATGCCGAGGCGATCCTGATCGTTCGCAAGCTCTTGTGCGACCTGCTTGAGAGCATCGGCGGACAACCCGTTGATCGCATTCGACACTTTCCCGATCTCGCTGCGGTATTTTTCGACAGGTGCGTTCTCCTTATCTTCTTTCTTTCCAATAAATACGAATAGCGGCCTAAATTCCTTCTCCGGCTGCGAGTCGCCGCCCGTGTCGGGTGTGTCATCGCGCGTGAACCAGCTCTTTATCCATTCCCACCAGCCCGTCGCTTCGGGCTTTGCGGAAAGATTTGTGTTCTTCGCGACCTCCGTCAAAAGTACCTTCATCGGCGAGTTCGCTGACGAGAACGTCTGAAGTGCGGCTTGCGCCGCGTCCTTATTCTTGTACGGCCTGACCGTGGTAGCCTTGATAAAGGCACGCCATTGATCGGCATAATCACGCAGATAACGATCCTCGATCTTTGCCGCATCGGTGGTCTGCGCTACCTCCTTTTTGCCGAGTTCGCCCATTACCCAATCATCTTCGGAGAGTTTGTCGTTCGCCTCGGTGATCGCCTTCTTCATAAGGACGAAACCCGACTTTGTATATGCGCCCGGCACAGTGTAGCTGCCGTCCAGCAGGTTAGCATCGGCGCCGTTGCGGGCGAGGATCGCATCAACCGACATCGGGCCCAGCTTCTCGTCGATCTCACGGCTGATCTCGGAGACCTTACGCTTGTAATAGCGGTAAACCGCCGGGAATGCCTGCAGCTTCTTCCGCACGTCGTCAACAAGCTTGCCGTCGGGCATTATCCGCGGAAAGCTGTAATCGCTGTCATTGCGGTCAACCTGCTTCGCCCAGAAATCGAGCTGCTGGAGCGAAACGAGCTTCATGTCCGGCGGGATCTTCGCATCGCTCGTCCAATAGTCCTTGAACGTCGCAGCGATAAAGCCGGCGTCCGCCTTATCCTTGAATTGCCCCGTAAGCATCAAGTAAGCCTTTAGCAGATCGTACTTTTTACTAAGCAGGTCCTCTTCCTTATCGGTCAGCTTGCCCGGATTTGCGACGGGATTGGAGTCGGCGAATTTTCTAAGGTCGGTCTCGACACTTTTGATCGTAGCCGTCTTATAGCGGTTCTCGATCACCGCCATATAGATCTTCAAAAGGTTCTGCTTATAAACGCGGTTGCCGCTGTACAGCCCGAAACGCATATACCACGGAGCACCGTTCCGCTCATAATCGTCAAGCTTTACAAGCAGTTGCCTCAGATCTTCGGTCGTATTCAGTTCGTTGCGGAGCGAGCGCTCATCCGCTTTCGACGGGTCTTTGAATGCATCGGTACGCGTGATGGCAAGAAGCTTTTCGCCGCGGTCGGTGGCCTCATCCAGTAATTTTTTATTGTTGTACAGCGAGACGCCCGATAGGATCAGCAGCAGCGTTACGAGGCCCGCAAGGATGGTTGTCAACGCCCAGCCAAAGATCGGCGGACGCTGCTTTTGCGCCAAAAATGTTGCCACGAGATCGCGGTCACGCAGGATGACATCACGAAACAGCCTCTCGGTAAAATACGATGAGCCGACCGTTGGCGGGATGTTCGCGGCAGACCTTGCACCGACGTTCGATGCAAAATAGAAGCCGCGCAGGAACGGATTTTCACTAAATGGATTCGGCCGAAAAAGTGCCGCAACAAATGCTCCGATCTTACGGCGGGCTGAGCCGAAGTGAAGCGGAAAATTAAAGATACGAAGCTGCTTGACCGCCGGGAACGGTGCCGAAAGCCGTACGATGCGCCGCTTCATCACGGCATCGCGGAGGAGTTCGAATTCAGGGTCGAACTGTGCTTGTGCGTTCTCACTCTTCTCGATCGGAATGGTGGCGCCCCAAACCAGGTTCTTCGCCTCGTTCTTTGTTACGGAGAACGAATCCGAAAAGCCCTCGATCCCGTCAGCATGCGAGAAGACCAAATAGACCGGAAAACGGACCTTCAACCGCTGAACGGCATCATCGAGCCGCGTTCGCAGCACCTTTGCCGCCTGTTCGTTCTGCTGCTCGTCAGACTTGAGCGTCTGATCGGCATCGACGACGAGTATGAAGCCGTCGATCGGACGGCCCGGACGATGCTTCTTGATGGCTTCGAGCAAAACGCTCCAGTCATCCGCAACGCTTCCTTCGGCCTGATAACGGCCTGTCGTGTCGATAAAAACGCCTTCGCTCGTTACACGCCAATCGACACCTTTGGTTGGCCTAACAAGCCGCTGCTCGGATTCGCGCTGGCTTGCGGTTGTGCGAAAGTCGAGATTCGAACCGATTATCAGCGAACTCTTGCCCGACTTTGAAGGCCCGGCAACGATGTACCACGGCAGCGAATAAACCGCATCTTTGCCCGCAGCCCCGAGATTGGATGACTTTAGGAAATCAACGACCTCTTGGATGCCGCTGTCGATCTCGGCATTAGTGCCGACAGGGCCGGCCGCCTTTACGGGAGCCGCAGCCTGATCGGGCTGCGGGGCCTCAGCGTCAGGTTCGGCGGCAGCTTCGGCAGCCGCACGTTTGCGTTCACGCCTTGAGCGCACAAAACTAAAAAGCAATGCGAACGGAAGCGTCAGCAGCAGGAATGCTACAAAGATTATCCGCTGATTATCGCTGATGACGTTGCCCGGAAGCCAATAGGCAAGAACGGCCATCGCGCCGTAGAACGACATAATGCCGCCAAGTCCCAGTGCATACGATAATTGGCTTGTGTGCCAGCTCATATTTGTTACTGCTACGCTCCGAACTGCAAGTTATCTACCGCTTTCTGCAGATAATTCGACGCCATTAAAAAGAAGATCAAATAGACGATCACGGCAAAGCCGAGGCCCGCGAACGCCGTTATCTTTGCCCACATCGGCATACCGCGCTTCTTCGGCGGCTCGGGCTGATCGTCCGCCAGCCAGTGCGGCGACAGCTCAACGGGATGTATCTTGCCTGCCTTTACGAGCGCATTGGCGGTCGATTGCATGATCGCGAGCAGCTTCTCCTGCTCATAGACGCCGTAACGCCCCTTAAAGCCAAGCAGCATACAGAAGTAATAGACCTCGACCGCATCCTGCGTTACGTCGATCTGCCGCAGCATCGACTCAAGCTTGTCAAAGAACTTGTTGCCGGCGAGCTGTTCGCCGAAATACTCGAGCTGTAGCGGATTGTGCTCCCACTCATCACGCAGCGGGAAGTTGTTCGTCAGCACCGTCTCGTCCACAAAGGACGCGAGCGCGAACTTCGACACCGAAACGATCTTATGATTGAAGCGGTAGCGCTCGGCACGCTTTTCAAAGTCGTCAAGCATACCCGCGATTCGCGGCCGCAACTCGTTCGAAGGCGCGACGATTCCGGACTTCAGCCGTAGGACCAGATCAAATATCGGCCCGGCAAAAGCGATCAGATCGTTCTTACTTGCGTTTTCTGACATTCAGCTTGCCTACATTCTAGCCTTAAAACATTTATTTTCCAAGACTTTGCTGCCTTCGTCCTGACCTAGCGTTCAGGTGACGGATTTGCCGTCGGGCGCGGCCCCTGACGCGGTGTCGGCGCCGGTGTCCTTGGAGCGATATTCGTAAAACGCGGCGTCGGCGATACTTCCGGTGTCGGAGCGGCGGTGCGTTCGGGCGTCGGTTCGGGTGTCGCCGTCGGACTTGGGCTCGGTTTTGGCGTCGGCGTCGGTGTCTTGATCTGCATATTAACATTCGTGTTCAGATTGACATCGGGTGTTGACGCACTCGGCACCGCATTAAAGTTAAAATTCGAATCAAAGCCGACATTTGTGTTCAGGTTCGTATTCTGATTCGCGTTCAAATTCGTATTCGCGTTCGCATTGGCCGGAGCACCCTTTTGAAGGAACCAGAAAAGCAAAGCCCCAAGGCCCAGCAGCGCTATCGTGCCGAACACGGTCAGAACAACGATCTTCAGCGTGCTTGGGGGCGGCTGCGGCGGCGGATAATACGGCGGGATCGTACGGGGGCGAACGTTCTGTTCACGCGGGGCTTCGGCAGTATCGATCACGATGCGTTCCGACACTGGTTTTACCGAAGGCAGGCCTTCATCAAGATCAGGCGGCAGCGGCGGTACGCTTGCGTCATCCTTTCGCCGAATGACAGTAACCTCGCCCGGATCGTCCTCTTCCCCTTTGACAAAACTCTCGCTCGGCAGCTCGGTGAATCTCGGTTCGGCCTCCTCGATAAGCGGCGTGCCATCGACCGTGCAAAATCTTATTACTTCTTCATCAAACCGCGTCTCGCATTTCGGGCAATATTTCATAGGTATCACACGCCGCACACGCGGCCGCAGGCGAATTCATAGAAACGCGATAATTCTAGCACGAAACCGTTAACTTAAAGTAACAGAATACAGTTATCGCGGGCCGTCTAGCCGTCGCCCGCGAAATTGCCGTTAATGTAGCCGTGATACATCGGGTTTGAGCGCAGGCTGTTGCGCAGCTCATCGATAAAGAATTCAATGTTTGCGGCGTTCCCCTGCCGCAGCTCGTTGACCGCATAATAGGCCACTCTCGATTCCGAACCCAACTCAAATGCCTCTATCGAGAGCCCCGAATTACGCGCGTAATAGGCCTGTGCAATATACGCGGCGGCTTCGTTATCGATCCACGGCAGTGAAGAACTCGTCAGATCGAACGACGCGTGAACCGACTCATGGCAGATCAATGCGTTGAACAGCCGCGAATAACGCTTATTACGCCCGAGGTAGAAAGTGTTGGCGTCGTAGCCGCCCGCCGGATCGGCACGTGAGCTGTACATGGCAATATCGCCCGGAAACCTATTCTCGACGACCGCAATACTGCCGCTCTGAAGCGCGTTCGCAACGCGAGTAAATGTCGTCCTGTCAATACTTATCGTTGCGCCATTCGAACCCCTAAAGCTGAAGGCGATGCGCGCCGCCTCGCCGCTCGTAAGAATGCCGATCATCTGCTGCTTTACACTCATCTCGCCCTAGACCATGCTGTTTATTTGACGTAGCCGTGTGCCATTTTTGCACTTTAGCGTGCTTATGTCGATTTCTTTCATGTCGATCGCACCCGAAATATCGCACAGGCATCGCCCTCAGCGTGGTTCGGATGTTATCCTATCCGCAGGAGTGAACTTATGAAATTTCCCGGTGGTATGGATATTGGCTCGATGATGCGGCAGGCTCAAGCTATGCAGGAAGAGATGAGCCGAGAGATGAAGAACACCTCGGTCGAAGCGGCCGCAGGCGGCGGTGCCGTTACCGTCAAGATGCGCGGCGATTTTGAGGTGCTGAGTGTAGCGATATCGCCCGATCTCTTTAAGGAAGGCGATGTCGAGATGCTGCAGGATCTGATCGTTGCCGCCCTTAACGAGGCTCGCCGCAAGGTCGAAGAATCACTCAAAGGCAAACTCGGCGGAATGCTGCCGCCCGGACTAATGTAGAAAGGGCAGCCCGCTTTCGCCGCCGGCGATGCGGTCCGCGGCAGCAGCTTATATGCTTGACCATTCAGAGCCTGTCGAAAAACTGATCGACGAATTCAAGCGTCTGCCGGGCATTGGTGCGCGTTCGGCGCAGCGGCTTGCGTTCTACATACTTCGACGGCCTGCGGCCGAGGTCGAGTCCTTTGCCGACGCCCTTCGCGATGTAAAGGCCCGCATCGTTTTCTGCTCGACGTGCAACAATCTGACCGACGTGGACCCTTGCCTTTACTGCACAAATCCGAAACGCGACCGCTCGCAGATCTGCATCGTCGAAGAGCCGTATAATCTCGTATCCATCGAAAAGACACGATCATACCGCGGTCTTTATCACATACTGCACGGCTCACTTTCGCCGCTTCGAGGCATCGGGCCGGACGAACTGATGCTCAACAACCTGATACCGCGCCTTCGGCCCGAGAATAATCAGGGCATCGAGATCGCAGAGGTGATCATCGCGACAAACCCGACGACAGAGGGCGAGGCTACAGCGAACTATATCGCACGCCTGCTAAAGCCTTTGGGTGTAAAGGTTACACGGATAGCGATGGGAATGCCCGTAGGCTCCGATCTTGAATTTGTTGATGAAGTAACGATGGACAAAGCTCTCGCTAATCGCCACGAGATTTAGCAAAAAAGCCCGTCTTAAGCAGCCTCTCCTAGAATCTCACATGCTCAGGCGGAGCGTCCGAAGCGCTTCGCGAAACTTTCCATTCTTCCTCGGTGTCGTAAAAATTTACGTCAAAACTCAGCAGCGAACGAGCGGGAATGCCGTCAAACTCATTGGGAGCATCCTCGAATTTTACGATAGTTCCGATCCCTATGACTTCGGCGCCAAGTTCGCGCACAAGCGCGATCGTCTCGCTGATCGCCCTGCCGGTGCGGTTAATGTCGTCAACTATCAACGCGGGGAAGAGTTTGTCGTCCGATACGTATTGCCTGAATTGGCGCTTGCCGTTCTCCATTTCGGCCCACGATATCTGCTGCGCCGTCAGTGCTTGCCGGACGCCGAATGCCACCATAATGCCGCCCGGGCCGGGGCTTATGACCGAGATATTCGGCAAATGGCTCGAAACGGCCTTATCTTGCCGGAACATTCGGCTAAGTCCTACTGACAGGATCCTGGCGTTGTCGTAATAACGAAATGCAAGCGGCATCTGAAAATAATGCGACGCACGTTTGCCGTTCGGATAAATGAATTGCCCTCGGCGATAAGCACCCGTGTCGGTCAAGAGTTTCATCACAGATTCCGGCTCAGGGATCAAATTCACCATATTATTTCTCCTACGAAGTTCAATTCTAAGCCCCTTACGGCCTTTTATCAAATTTCTGTCCCGAACACGTGTGCGAGCAGCGACCGTTGATCCAGATTCATCTCCGTCGGTATGTCGTCCGCCGCGAACCACCGTATCTGTTTGATCTCGCGGCTCAGTATGCGGCCTTCGCCGGAGGAATTTGCCCTGTAAAGCACCTCGACGTGACGCTTGAACGTCCGAACGCGATAAAAGCTCACGTTCGTCAGCTCCAGCCCTGTCTCTTCGCGGATCTCACGCCGCAAAGCCGCTTCAGGCTGCTCGCCCGGCTGAATAAAACCGCCCGGAAGGCCCCAACCCGAGCCCGGCCGCAGCAAGTGGTCGAGCAGCAGCACCTCGCCTTGCGGATTGGTAACGATGCCGGCCGCCGAGGCTGTAAACTTATGCTGCGTCGCCCTTGTCAGGCGCAAACGCGCCCAAGGCGGCATCTTTTTCCATAACTTACCCAAGAGATGAAGCATTTTAAGGAATGCTAACGGCGTTAAATGTTTTTATTATTGGTAGAGGTGTTAACATTGCCGCTTGGCTATACTGACATCTTATATCAGTTCCACCTTCCGGAGTTACAATGAATTCTTACATACTTCGCTCGGCCTTCTTTTTATTGTTCGCTGCGGCCTTTCCGGGCGTCATTTTTGCTCAAGTCGGCCTTAGGGCAGACCTTGACGCAAATTTTCGCTCATACGATCTCGTGCGTATTGATGCCGGATCGACGAATCTGAATTTTCGCGCAGCGGCGGGCAGTGTCTCGATCGAGCTTATCGAACACGACCTGCGAAGCCCTGACTACCGCGCAGAATCGGACGGCATTCTCGGACGCGTTGCCGTTGAGCGCGGCAAAGTGAACACATTTATCGGCCGTATCGACGGCGATGCGTCGGCAATTTCGAGATTCAACCGTGTAGGAAACGGACTTGAGGGCTTTTTCGATCGCGGCGGCGAGCGCTTCTTTGTCGAACCTGCAAAGAACTACTCGGCGGACGCGGCCCCGTCGCAGTATGTGATCTATCGGCTCGCCGATGTTCGTGCCGACAGTTTCTTTTCATGCGGCTCAATAATGGAGAAGAAGATAACGGACGGCCGCTCGATAGCCTTCGGCGGCGAGAACCTCGCGTCCGTACCCAAACGGCTTCGCATCGCCACTGACGCCGACCAAGCGTATGTGAATACGCTCGGCAGCTCATCGGCGGCAAATGCCGAGATACTCGGCATTCTCAACACGATCGAAGGCGTCTATCAACAGCAGCTCGGCATCAAGATCTCGGTCGTTTATCAGCATACATGGACAACCGCAGATCCGTTCGCGGGCACAACGCCCGAGGCCGCGGTTCGCAGCTTTCAGGCATATTGGAACAGCAGCCTTCCCGTTACCGAAGTGCCGCGCGATATTGCACATTTGTTTTCCGGAAAGGCAAATATTCAATCGCAGGGATGGGCGTTCATCGGCGTAGCCTGCACAAGCCCGACCTACGCATACGGAATGAGCGGCTACATAAGCTGGGCACCGGGAAAATATCTGATCACCGCACACGAGGTCGGACACAACCTCGGAGCGAATCACGCCGAGGTGGCTCAGGGCTGCGGCTCTACGATCATGAATGCACAGATCAGCGGCGCTACACCGTTGGAATTCTGTACGTATTCGCGAAATGAGGTCGCGAACTTTGTCGGCCAGAACTCGTGCCTGCTGCCTTCCGTCGGATGTAAATACGATATCGACGGCGACGCAAAGGCGGATATCGGCATCTTTCGGCCAAGCGTCGGCGAATGGTGGTTCCTTCGCAGCGGCAACGGCTCGAACGGAGCCGCTCAATTCGGAACGGGCACAGACAAGACGGTGCCGGCAGACTTTACCGGCGACGGCAAAACGGATATCGCGATCTGGCGTGAAACAACAGGCTCGTGGTATATCCTCCGAAGTGAGGATCAAACATATTACGCATTTCCGTTCGGCGCCTCGGGTGATGTTCCGGTGCCGGAAGATTACGACGGCGACGGCCGTGCAGATGCCGCCGTGTATCGGCCTTCGGCCGGCACTTGGTATGTCAACCGCTCAAGCGGCGGCACCGATATCGTTCAATTCGGCACGGCGGGCGATGTACCCGTTCCTGCGGACTACGACGGCGACGGAAAGGCCGATGCAGCGATCTTCAGGGCTTCGGACTCGACATGGTGGCTCAAGCGTTCGATAGCAGGGGTCGCAGCATTCACATTCGGCTCGGCCGGCGACCGGCTGGTGCCCGGCGATTATACCGGCGACGGCAAAGCGGACGTCGCCATATTCAGGCCTTCGAATGGTATGTGGGCGATACTCCGCAGTGAGGACGGCAGCTACTACTCACTTCCGTTCGGCCTGGCCGATGATATGCCGGCACCAGGCGACTATGACGGCGACGGCAAGTTCGATCAGGCTGTATTCCGGCCTTCAAATTCGACGTGGTACATACAAGGTTCGTCGGCAGGAACTATCGTAAAGCAGTTCGGCACGGCGGGCGACGTCCCGATCTCGAACGGCTATGTCAGATAGGCAAGGTTTGCTAACCTCGACCGACCCGTTATAACGTCGTGGCAGATGGGCCGCGCATTTCGAAAAGCCGATATCGGCCGCGTATTCACCTGGGATGAGGTGAGCGACATTCATCGCTCACAGCACGGCATATATCAACGCGACGGCACGGTCATCTCGTTGCTGACCGATCTTGGCAGGATCACGCCGTGCTATCCCGACACGCTTAGCAATGGCGGAAAAACTCTCACTTACACCGGTTCGGGCCGCCGCGGCGATCAAAAACTCGACATCCGCAACCGTACTTTGCTCGACGCTGCGTCACGCGGGCGTGTCGTGCCGCTTTTCAATAAACTCGGCGTTAACCGCTGGGAATATATGGGCCGCTGGCGTATAACGGCTCCGCGTTATGTGTTTGACGAGGCCGGCGAACGCATGGTGTGGCAATTCACGCTTGAAAGTGCGGACTAGGGCGCTGTTACTTTTTACCGAGGGCGACGGCCCGCTTGTACGCCGAATAAACTGCCTTTGAAAGCACGGTGCGAAGGCCGCCTTTTTCCATCTGATAAATTGCCTCGGCAGATGTTCCGCCGGGCGAGGTTACCATGTTGCGAAGTTCGGCGGGATGTTTGTGCGATTCCATCGCGAACTTGATCGAACCGAGCATCGTCTCTTGAACAAGTTCTTTCGCCATATCACGCGAGAATCCGAGATGCACGCCCGCATCGGTGAGCGCTTCCATGACCAGAAAAGTGTATGTGGGGCCGGTCGCCGAGAGCGATGTCGCCATGTCGATCATATTCTCGGTCTCGACGAAAAGCTCTTTGCCGAACGCCGAAAGGAACTCTCGTACATGTGCCTGCTCCTCGCGTTCGACAGCCGCGGTACACGTCCACGCAGTGATGCCCGCACCGATCTGCGATGCAGTGTTCGGCATCGCCCGAACGATCTTTGCAGTGCCTAGTTCTTCGGCAATGTGGCTGATGGTCGCACCCGCAACTATCGAGATCACAAGCTGTTCGGGATGGACAACATCCTTTAGGTCTGCGAGAACACGGGCCAACCGCTGCGGCTTGACGCAGACGACGAGCGCCGACGCCTCTTGGCCCGCGGCTGAACGCGCGGCGTCTGCGTTCGACTCGAACACCGCAATGCCGTATTTTGCCGCAAGCTCGTCGCGGCGGTTCACCCTCGGATGGCTCGC from Chloracidobacterium sp. includes these protein-coding regions:
- the tssM gene encoding type VI secretion system membrane subunit TssM, with translation MSWHTSQLSYALGLGGIMSFYGAMAVLAYWLPGNVISDNQRIIFVAFLLLTLPFALLFSFVRSRRERKRAAAEAAAEPDAEAPQPDQAAAPVKAAGPVGTNAEIDSGIQEVVDFLKSSNLGAAGKDAVYSLPWYIVAGPSKSGKSSLIIGSNLDFRTTASQRESEQRLVRPTKGVDWRVTSEGVFIDTTGRYQAEGSVADDWSVLLEAIKKHRPGRPIDGFILVVDADQTLKSDEQQNEQAAKVLRTRLDDAVQRLKVRFPVYLVFSHADGIEGFSDSFSVTKNEAKNLVWGATIPIEKSENAQAQFDPEFELLRDAVMKRRIVRLSAPFPAVKQLRIFNFPLHFGSARRKIGAFVAALFRPNPFSENPFLRGFYFASNVGARSAANIPPTVGSSYFTERLFRDVILRDRDLVATFLAQKQRPPIFGWALTTILAGLVTLLLILSGVSLYNNKKLLDEATDRGEKLLAITRTDAFKDPSKADERSLRNELNTTEDLRQLLVKLDDYERNGAPWYMRFGLYSGNRVYKQNLLKIYMAVIENRYKTATIKSVETDLRKFADSNPVANPGKLTDKEEDLLSKKYDLLKAYLMLTGQFKDKADAGFIAATFKDYWTSDAKIPPDMKLVSLQQLDFWAKQVDRNDSDYSFPRIMPDGKLVDDVRKKLQAFPAVYRYYKRKVSEISREIDEKLGPMSVDAILARNGADANLLDGSYTVPGAYTKSGFVLMKKAITEANDKLSEDDWVMGELGKKEVAQTTDAAKIEDRYLRDYADQWRAFIKATTVRPYKNKDAAQAALQTFSSANSPMKVLLTEVAKNTNLSAKPEATGWWEWIKSWFTRDDTPDTGGDSQPEKEFRPLFVFIGKKEDKENAPVEKYRSEIGKVSNAINGLSADALKQVAQELANDQDRLGIRRSETAISNLIQGFSETPSSQDVAELIQEPLGNLRALLGADAKSQIAKQWNDQVLPAAKEIEKCYPFDASDTECDMTKVSAFLNPADGLLSKFYTDRLQKYFEESNGVLKLKDTAEVKFSDKFVAYLNSAFAIRKALYGTSQTPKFEYGFSLKPGKDSLIEVVIDGQKITSEGTSSINGVFPAAASAETGVVVTTGTSAAAATAGNSNTATAPAAPGTLKFPGTWGLFRFVDAGHPSKQASGEYSLSYSVGGKSVSASIKPNGGDLFDREIFKAVRAPQSLFE
- a CDS encoding DotU family type IV/VI secretion system protein, which codes for MSENASKNDLIAFAGPIFDLVLRLKSGIVAPSNELRPRIAGMLDDFEKRAERYRFNHKIVSVSKFALASFVDETVLTNNFPLRDEWEHNPLQLEYFGEQLAGNKFFDKLESMLRQIDVTQDAVEVYYFCMLLGFKGRYGVYEQEKLLAIMQSTANALVKAGKIHPVELSPHWLADDQPEPPKKRGMPMWAKITAFAGLGFAVIVYLIFFLMASNYLQKAVDNLQFGA
- a CDS encoding YbaB/EbfC family nucleoid-associated protein; its protein translation is MKFPGGMDIGSMMRQAQAMQEEMSREMKNTSVEAAAGGGAVTVKMRGDFEVLSVAISPDLFKEGDVEMLQDLIVAALNEARRKVEESLKGKLGGMLPPGLM
- the recR gene encoding recombination protein RecR gives rise to the protein MLDHSEPVEKLIDEFKRLPGIGARSAQRLAFYILRRPAAEVESFADALRDVKARIVFCSTCNNLTDVDPCLYCTNPKRDRSQICIVEEPYNLVSIEKTRSYRGLYHILHGSLSPLRGIGPDELMLNNLIPRLRPENNQGIEIAEVIIATNPTTEGEATANYIARLLKPLGVKVTRIAMGMPVGSDLEFVDEVTMDKALANRHEI
- a CDS encoding NUDIX domain-containing protein, with the translated sequence MLHLLGKLWKKMPPWARLRLTRATQHKFTASAAGIVTNPQGEVLLLDHLLRPGSGWGLPGGFIQPGEQPEAALRREIREETGLELTNVSFYRVRTFKRHVEVLYRANSSGEGRILSREIKQIRWFAADDIPTEMNLDQRSLLAHVFGTEI
- a CDS encoding VCBS repeat-containing protein yields the protein MNSYILRSAFFLLFAAAFPGVIFAQVGLRADLDANFRSYDLVRIDAGSTNLNFRAAAGSVSIELIEHDLRSPDYRAESDGILGRVAVERGKVNTFIGRIDGDASAISRFNRVGNGLEGFFDRGGERFFVEPAKNYSADAAPSQYVIYRLADVRADSFFSCGSIMEKKITDGRSIAFGGENLASVPKRLRIATDADQAYVNTLGSSSAANAEILGILNTIEGVYQQQLGIKISVVYQHTWTTADPFAGTTPEAAVRSFQAYWNSSLPVTEVPRDIAHLFSGKANIQSQGWAFIGVACTSPTYAYGMSGYISWAPGKYLITAHEVGHNLGANHAEVAQGCGSTIMNAQISGATPLEFCTYSRNEVANFVGQNSCLLPSVGCKYDIDGDAKADIGIFRPSVGEWWFLRSGNGSNGAAQFGTGTDKTVPADFTGDGKTDIAIWRETTGSWYILRSEDQTYYAFPFGASGDVPVPEDYDGDGRADAAVYRPSAGTWYVNRSSGGTDIVQFGTAGDVPVPADYDGDGKADAAIFRASDSTWWLKRSIAGVAAFTFGSAGDRLVPGDYTGDGKADVAIFRPSNGMWAILRSEDGSYYSLPFGLADDMPAPGDYDGDGKFDQAVFRPSNSTWYIQGSSAGTIVKQFGTAGDVPISNGYVR
- a CDS encoding pyrroline-5-carboxylate reductase, producing the protein MGKINDLNLAFIGCGVMGESMLAGLIEQNLVGPEQIAASHPRVNRRDELAAKYGIAVFESNADAARSAAGQEASALVVCVKPQRLARVLADLKDVVHPEQLVISIVAGATISHIAEELGTAKIVRAMPNTASQIGAGITAWTCTAAVEREEQAHVREFLSAFGKELFVETENMIDMATSLSATGPTYTFLVMEALTDAGVHLGFSRDMAKELVQETMLGSIKFAMESHKHPAELRNMVTSPGGTSAEAIYQMEKGGLRTVLSKAVYSAYKRAVALGKK